Genomic segment of Pongo pygmaeus isolate AG05252 chromosome 1, NHGRI_mPonPyg2-v2.0_pri, whole genome shotgun sequence:
AAATTCCACCCGATAGGTATAATGTGCTGGGCAAGGTTCCTGGCATGAAgccagcactcaataaatgcaagTTATTCTTTATGCAGACCCAGGACTGGGAAAGCATCTGAAAGGAGGTAACGGAACAAGGGGCATCAAAGAGAAAGGAGGATGGGGGCATCACCTCAAAGTGGGAGATGAAGTCCTTCAGATTTGGGAAGGCGTCCAAGCACTTGGGCTCAAATATACGGTGGAGGTCAAGGACATCATAGGCGAGGAAATCTACAAAGGTGATCTGCAGAAGGCCAAGAATGTGTGGGCTGGAATCTCTGTAACATAGGATGAATGGCAAATCTCTAGTGTCCTCATCACATGCCCCCATTACCTTGTCTCCAACGAACCATGGCCTCTTCCCCAGGAACTGTGAGAAGTGCTGCATCATTGTAGGAAGTCCCTCCAAGTATTCTGGCTTCAGTTTCTCCTGAGGCAGAAAACAGCTGTCACCACCCTCAGACACAAGCTCCCTGCACAGATGCGGCCTCCCCAGGGCTGTGTATGGCCCCAGCTGGCCACGAGCAAGCAGCCATCTTCCCCACAGCTGGAAATGGCTTCAGTTGGACATATCAGCATTTATTACACTCCAAATGGGTAGCTGGAGGCTTTTGTGGTGATGAGAAGGCAGAGAGGAATGCAACACCATCCCCGAATCTGTCCCCACTGACCTCCCAACCACCCTCCTCTGGGTCAGCCCAGGAGCACCTGAGTACCTGGCAGGCTCTGGACCCAGACACAAGCAGAATCAAGGATACAAAGAACTAAAGGAGCTCAGGGAAAGAAGTTGAAAGTTCCTCCTAGTGCAGTGgcagaataatacaatggacaTTGAGTagtttttggagagatgagattTTGACAGCCTGCGTGGAAGGAGACAGAGGAACAAAGACCCTCTGGCCGCCCCTGAGCTGCCTGTTAGGAAAATGCACTCATCCCTGTGCATGTCAGGGAGAAGCACTAGGAAAAGAATAGCACGGAATTCCACAGAGGAGGGTGCTATTACATCCCACTACATACTTCTTTACCCCATAGTGTGAGTCTGCATATTCCCCGAACAGGCAGATGGCATGAACCAGCTGGGTTAGATGGCCCGTGGCAGAGGTCAGGGGTCAGAGGTGAAGGGAATTCTGAACACATGACTTTATTGTCTAGGAACTGCATTTCTAGCTTGGGGTGTATGGACTTCCTATGATTGGTGGGGACTgatttcaagtttttattttataagtttaaTGATATGACAGTCACTCTGCTACAGTACAGGGAACCCTCAGAGGATCAATAGCAGTGAGGAGTTCAAATTGTGAATAGGACCAGAGTAGATGGGAATACAAGAAGTCTGGCTTCTGGCCCAGACCAGGGAGGGACTCACAAAGTCAGGGCTGTAGCAGACTCTGGCCAGCTGATTGGAGACGTCCATAGCCTGGTTCTCCAAAATGTCCACACGAAtattctcctcttctgtctccccACCTGCCACCCACAAAACACAGACTCACTCTGAGCATAGCACCCCAATCCAGCCAAGGAGGAGGCCACCTGCCTCCCACACACTGCAGCCACCCACACTCACACAGGTTGTGCTTGCGGGCAATGTAGCGCACGATGGCGTTGCTCTGGGTGATCTTGTGAGTCCCATCAATCAAGTAGGGCAGCTGGATAGATGGGAAACCGGGGAAGCTCAGTTGGGCCACCAGGCTCCCCAGCATCCCCTTCCCATATGCAAGGGCAGAGAGGAGACCGGGCACTCACTGAGGCGGCTCATGGCAGGCCTGAGATAGAAATACTGTCACATGAACAAATGAGCTGGGACACAGAACATCATGGAAGGGCTGTGTAGACAGCCAGGAGTGAGAGGAATTGGGCAGAAGACTCTTGATCCTAACACTTCTAAGCTGGGGAGAGGAGATGCAGTCTGAGACACGTCGCACTTTCCCCCAAAACCGCCCCTTCCCCTGCACCTACATTGGGAAAGTCCAGGCCCAGCTTGAATTTTTCATTCAGCCACTGGCTTCTGTCATAGTCAGGAGCTGCGGTGGGGAAGAAGAAGTGAAAACAAACCTCCCCAGAGCCCAGCCCTCCTTCCCGGGGACCCTCCCCAGGAGCCAGTGGCAAGACCCCTGAGACAGGTGGATCTAGAATCTGACCACTCAGTCCCACATCCCAGGGTTCAGGGAAAAAGAATCCCGCTGAGGGCTCTGGACCCCACACAGCTAAGGCTTCCAGGGTTTAGGGAAGCTCTGAGGGATACCCAATCCAATTAGACAGGGGGCCCAGCATCCCGCCCCAGCATTCTGCCTTGCAAGGCCAGAGGGCTCCCTCACCGGGGCTCAGGGAAAAGACAACCTGCAGCTCCAGCAGGGGAGGCCTGCAGAGGCAGCCACAGGTGGCCACCATGGGTTGCTTGGTGCCAACTCAGCGGGAGTGGGCAGAGCCCGGACACAAGGGTGTTATTACCGTCCCCCATCGTGTACTTCTTTTCCTCGTAGCTTGAGTCTGTGTATTCCAGGAGCAGGCGGATGGCGTGGGCCAGCTGGGAGAGATGGCCCGCAGGTCGTGTCAGAGATGGAGGGTCCCTGACTTGGTGACTTTCTCTGCACCAGGTGAGCCCCTAGTCTACACTGCACTGCACCCCCCCCTCACCCCCCCCACCCcggcacacgcgcacacacacacacacacacacacacacacacacacacacacacacacacacacaggcattcaCAGGCCCTCCCGTGAGAGATAGCCCTAAAGAGGGAACCGTCCCTAGAGCCGGTCCCCAGCCGCTCGGCACTTCCCCGCCCACGGCGCCCGGTCCCACCGTGCAGCGGACCGTCACTCACCCCGCGGATGTCCCAGTATCCCAGTGTCATGGACATGATGCTGTTTGGTGTGGATTCTGCAGACAGGCCTCAGCTGGGCTGAACTGCGACCTCCTCTGGGGTTCCCGGCACGCAGGGGCGGGACCTAGCGCCAGACCCGCCCCCTCAGCCCCGCTGCGCCCGCCGATCTTCAAGGTCGTCACTTCCAACCGGCCGATCTTCAAAGTCGTCACTTCCAACCAACAGGCGCGGGAGGCACGGAGCAGGTTGCTGGATCCTCACTGGCTGGAAGGAGTAAGATCCACCGCCACATGCGAGTGTTCAAGGAGCAAGGTCAAGGAAGCACTACGCGGGGCTCGGCCTCGCCAGCTTCCgtagccccgccccgccccgccccgcttcGCTTCGGACCTCTGCTGGGTCCCCAGGGACTTGACTGTGCGGGTGAGAGTCAAGCCAGATCCTAAGAGGAAAGTTCTTCCCCCGTTCCTTCTTCTCCGGACGTCGCCCAGCCTTCAGCCTCTCGGCTGCCGAGTTCCCACAGGCTCTGGGAGACTGAAGCTGCCAGGGTCAGACCAAAGAGAGGTCTCAGAGAGTTTAATTCAACACTTCTTGGCTACTAAGTCTTAGAAGTCTGATGGTGTGCTCTCTCTGCTGAGTTGGGGAGCGTGAATGGAGGCTATGTCACCGAAGCTGATAGAGCTCAGTCTCTGTTGCAGATGCTCCCGACCCTTTTGCATTGGGCCAGTTCCCCAGCTCTGAGACTGGGTCCAGGCTCAGGAAGTGGCCTGTGTGTCAAGGTGGATTCCCATGTAGGTTTGCCTACAGCAAGGCGATAGCACCATGCACACAGAAGTGCTTGGACTTCTGAGTAGTTATACTTCTCATTATACATTAAGACATTAAGAATTTGTcattctgagtcttttttttttttttttttttttagaacggagactcgctctgttgcccaggctggcgtgcagtagtgcaatctcggctcattgcaacctccgcctcccgggctcaagcgattctcctgcctcagcctcctgagcagctgggattacaggcgagcgccacgacgccctgctaacttttttgtattttctgtagagatggggtttcatcgtgttgaccagactggtcttgaactcctggtctcaagtgatccacccgcctccgcctcccaaagtgctgggattacaggcatgagccgcgaTGCCTGGCCTGTCATTCTGAGTTTATCCATCTTGagctggaaaagagaaaatatctagGTTCAATtgtgaaaatgattttttaagaaaGCTAACACTCATGAGAATAATAATTATGAAAGAAACAGAACTGATATTGTTACATTAGTATTCACCCATTTGGTCATTCCTTTATTGAAACAACAGTTGTTGAGATCCTACCATATTCCAGGCACTGGGAATAAAACAATCCTTCAAAGACACTATACTTTGGCCGCCTACGACTAGAAGTCAGGTGGGAACTACAGGGGAGAGATTTTGAAAATACGGGACACTTCTTAGTGTTTTTGCACACTGAGAGGCAGTGGAGTGGGAGAGGGGTTGAGTGCAGGAGAGAGAAGCAGTGCCTGCTGTTGCAAGGACTCTGAGGAGCCAGGAAGACGGGGCCCAGGCCCCAGGTGGCTTCTTCAGAAGGAGGAGTACGGCTCTGCGGAAGGCGGGAAGGACTGGACCAGCAGGATCCCCAAAGTAGGGGCCACAGTGGCCACGAGGATCACACCAGCGGGGGAGTGGGTCTGTGGACGGGGATCGGGAGCAGCGGGGATGAGGGAGGCGGAAGTGGTGCCCTGGGGAAGAATGTGCACGCTGTTGTCAGGTCATTTTCTGCATGTCTGTGAGATCTAACCTGTTCATTGTGCGTTCACATTCTGCATTTCCTTACTTACCTTCCGTCTCAGCCTTTCCATAATTGAAAGAGGGGTTTTAAAGCCTCCCATTGTTAATGTAGaactgtctatttctcccttcaattctgtcaaaTTTTGCTGCATATATCTTGTTTTATTCCTACTATGGGAATTGCATCTTGCATGAGAGAAATCAATTATCCTTCCTGGATGGTCTACCAGATTATCTGTGCTTTCCTCATTTTAGAAGCTTCTgggtatcttttcttttttttttctttttttttgaggtggagtttcgctcttgttgcccaggctggagtgcaatggtgcgatctcggctcaccatcacctctgcctcccgggttcaagcaattctcctgcctcagcctcccgagtagctgagattacaggcatgtgccaccatgcccggctaattttgtatttttggtagagacactgtttctccatgttggtcaggctggtctcgaactccgacctcaggtgatctgcccccctcggcctcccaaagtgctgggattacaggcatgagccaacgcgcctgggCACTTCTGGAtatcttttttaagaaaacatgattTCCTGGTGGGATGGTAGTTTTAAATATCTGGCAATCTCTAACAATTCATTGGAATCACAGGGTAAGTTACTATGCAGTGGACAGAATGAGCCTGATGTCATGTAAGAAACAGGATTTTAGTGGAGCACTGATTATACTGGTATTAAGTATCATTTATTACAATAGGAATGAGTCACTTTTGTGTTCCTCAAGATGGACAGATTCCTTGAGTGGAATTAAATAGTTTCTGTAAAGCAGGCTCAGATGTCTCTGAAGAAAGCAAACAACCATGGTAGCCAGAATAGACCCAATATTAGTCCTGATCCATTGGCCTTGTAATGGCCTCAGCAGAAGCAATTTGTTGGCATGAAGTCTAAGCACAATTGTTGCAAGACTGAAGGTTGGGATGAATGATGTGAGTGAAACATAATTACCATAAGGAGCCAGTTAAAGGGAGGTTGCCTTGTGAAGTTTTTAAAAGGACAGCTATAAAATTTTTGTCAGCAGGGTTGTTAGATTCAGAGTGGCAGCAATGGTCTGGgaaaaaaagtataagaaaattttgttttgtgttaagTGGTAGATAGAGAACATAAGAGGTCAGAAGTAACAGGATgaggggccaggtacagtggcttgtGCCCATCATACCAggtacttgggaaactgaggtgggaggatcactagagcccaggagtctgaggctgcagtgagctatgattgtgccactgcactctagcctgagcaacagagtgagaccctggctttaaaaaaaataaaataaataaaaaaaagaagtaataggATGAAAATAGGAAGCTAACATTAATATTTTAGATGGCTTCAAAGTAGAATAATAGCCAGGAAAGGGTGTTGAGTCAGAATGTTAATCCTTATCCAAAGTGCTGGGCAGAAGCTATCCACCTCTGAAGTCAGCATCTTCTGGAGCATACCTAAGAATCTCAGTTTAAGATTTCCAGTGGAATGGGTGTCCAAGAGTCAGGAGGAAatattgtatgtcttttgagCTAGGAAATAACTTACCTAAGGATCCATACTTTGGAATATTACTGCTGGGTCAGTTGTTAAGTATCTGATAAGGTCCATTTCCTCGAGGATCAAAGGCAGTTAATCTCAGGTCTTTTCCAGAACACTAAATCTCTTGTTGTGAATCATAGGTGAGTTGTTTGGAAATGCAGATCATATCTGTTGATGATAAAGCTGAAGGTATTCTATGACGCCCTTGCAATTCTTAATCATATTTCATCATACTTGTAATAGGACCAAATCAAAGATTGGTGGTGAAATTTTCAAATACATGGAcaggccatttttctttttcttttttttagagacagggtgttgctatgttgcccaggctggagtgcagtagctattcacaggtgcaatcatagtgcactacagcctcaaactcttggcgtcaagcaatctcccacctcagcctcttgaatagctaaaaccatagacatgagccaccgcacccagcttggcCTTGTATTAATTCATAAGGAGGTAACCTGTGGGTCCCAGAAGGGCCTGATCTTATACACACTGAAGCTAGaggtaagattttatttttattttttcagtttgagAGCAGGTACTGTTTATTAACTGACCAGCTTAGAAAAATAATCATGGAAGACACCTTAGTTCATTCTTCTAATAAGCCTGTCAATCTGGTCCTCCCTGTTGCCAGCATCTCCACCTTCTACAAAATGGGTGGCCTTTTTCTTCATTCCACCTCGTGGATAAGATAATTTGAAGGGCCACGggaagttatttgtttttttgcagaCTTTTCCAACAGTATAGATCTCTTGAATCAGATCCTCCATGCAGATGATGCCATATTTACCAAGAGATCAAGCAATCAAAGCGTTGTCTGTCAAAGCAATTCTCTTCTTATTGATTTTGCCATAACCACGCTTGTAGACTAGTTCATTTACTGACTTCAGATTTGGGTATCCCCATGCAATATATGGCTCTACAATCCTCAGCATGTTAACTGAAGCCCTGTTAAGCTTCACAAAGGTTCCATTGAAGATTTGACAAAGGCGAAGAAGCTGCAACACCTTTTGGACCTTTGGGTTCACACCATTGATACCTCTGATCCTGATGACAAATGCCAATTTGGGTTCTGCACGTACATAGAAGTTGCCAGCTTTTCTTGCCCCCCTCGCTATTCAAATTTCAGTTCTGTACATCTGCCTATTTGCTTTTTCACAGATAAGTTTCCTCCTTGCCTTTTGAAGCATTTTTTGGGCAAACTTATTTCTCAAGTACTTGATCTTCAGCTCTGcgaaatttctttttctgaaggGTTTCTGGCACAGCAGgaaccttcttcttcttctcttcgaCACCCTCCATGGTTCCAGCCGGAAGAGAGAAGATTTTAGACCATTGGAGTTTAAGGGAGCTTTGTTCATCTTAGCTGTCAAATTTCATTAgttctctctgtttttcctgaGGACCGTGGATGATAAGGACAGCAAAGTTTTTGGGTAAAAGGCAAACTTTAAAGAGTTCCTTAATAACAATACCAGTAAAATGAGTGTCATTGTCATTATTAGAGAAATAAGTGGAAATTCCCAGGTTGGAAaacaaaatcaagcagaaatttttGCCACAGTTTTAACAGCCATAACTCTCCAGCAAGGAAaagctttaatccatcttgaaggagaaaaaaaaaacccaaaataatcaGAACATATTTATAGTCCATTTCAGGAGGCATTTGTATAAAGTGATTGGAGGTCTGAAAGGCCCTCGAGATCTTAGTTCTTGTTCATATCCCACCTTTGCATTTACTAGGATCGCATTGTTGGCAGTAggacaagtttttaaaatatccttggAAATACCTCTAAAATTACTCCCACCAATGTTGGTTAAGTATTGTTGCCAATTTATCCCTGCTATTATGAGtaatatcacaaagcatttttctgaaattcaaCTTTAAACCATTTGGCATTATGTGTCAGCTATCCTGAGAGCATCAAATAATCTCTTTTGCCATGAACATCCAAACTTTTCCCACTTCCagattttttcacttttctgctTTCGGGAATCAGGGGTTTGTCTCTGACAGTTAAAAATGGCCTCTTTGAATCCTCCAAGACCCCTCTTTTCTGGGTGATTTGCAGGAGCATTGATCTTGGTGATGCTATTTGGGTTAGCATGGTGGCCGGCTAAAGTATTACTAGAAATTCTGGGTCTTTGTGCATTGAATGGTGGTCTACTTTTATTACAGCTATTTCCTTAGGTAACAGCAAAGCagctgaaagttttatttttaatccgtCATCCAATTTTTGCAGGTTTTTGTGGAGGTTAGAAAACTCTTCATTTCCAAAGCATGCCCAATTCACAGACTCCCCAAAAGTGCATCTGCCATTAGTGTATATGCTTACTCTTTTACACTTTAGCAGCCAGCAGACCCAGATGCGGGTAATTATTTCAGTCATTGGAGCTGATTTAATTTCTGAAGTGGTCTCTACTTGAAGGGTGAATTTAGGTCtgtgatagcattttaaaatatgaacaaataaaataaggtaAGGGCTATCCAAGGGAATTTCTAACAAGATGTTGTAAGAGCATGTGAAAAACACTGAAAGTTAACAGAATAATTTGGTGAAAAAAAGAACCTCTAGTAATCTGGGTGTAAAACAACCGAGTCATTTTACATGACAGAGCCAAATCCTAATTTTACTCCTTTGGTACATAATTTTCTAAGAGATTATAATAAAGGCTctattaatattcttttatttgtatgcatttaggcatacacagatatataaatatacaaataggtaacaaagcttttttttttaagttgtaatgaaaacacttaaaatgagATCTGCTTGTTACCAGTGGAGGGCGttcaggttcttggcattttgaacaaagaactggacagaacgcacaaacaaagcaaggagcAAACAAATTTTcgtttattgaaaatgaaagtacactccacagggtgggagcaggCCAAGCATAGGGGCTCAAGAGCCCGGATTCAGAATCTTCTGGGGTCCAAATACCTCCTAGAAGTTTGCCATTGGCCACTTGGTGTTCACCCCATGCAAATGAATAGTGGTCcacaatcagaggctgaagtgaagttacaaagttacacttctatgcaaatatgTGATTGGCTgcagaaagcaaccaatcagaggaaCTGTCCATTTTCCATCTGCAGAGCAGAAAAGCAGGgggtttgcaaagggagtagcttctggtccttttgttacttaggcatGGAAAGTTGGGATTTTCCTTTCGATTTAGTTCTAGAAATTCAGTGTGAatcagccttaggttccctgcttccagaccctattctcctgcctcatactCTCTTCACAAATTTTTAAGTACACAGGTacacagtattgttaactatgaGCACAGTGTTGTATAGCAGATATCTAGAATATGTTTATCttgtataactgaaactttatacctcTTGAATAGCAACTCTCCATTTTGTTACCGAAACACCAGGGATTCAGTCTGAGTCCTGCTGTTTGCTGCACAGATAGCCAGCCACTGAGATGATTactgccaaggaagaaggctttaatagAGTGCTGCAGTAGGGGAGATgagagatcagtctcaaatccatctccctgactggctaaaattaggggtttatatagcagagaaaaaatgttactatgtatgggaaaacaggaattcTGGAGGGctaaggaagcaatcatgatgaatgaggggcCTGGCATCTCATTGCCTGGATGtgatgatctggtgagtttcgGTTCTTTGATACCTTTTGAGAGGCCTGGTATTTAATTGTCTGGA
This window contains:
- the GSTM4 gene encoding glutathione S-transferase Mu 4 gives rise to the protein MSMTLGYWDIRGLAHAIRLLLEYTDSSYEEKKYTMGDAPDYDRSQWLNEKFKLGLDFPNLPYLIDGTHKITQSNAIVRYIARKHNLCGETEEENIRVDILENQAMDVSNQLARVCYSPDFEKLKPEYLEGLPTMMQHFSQFLGKRPWFVGDKITFVDFLAYDVLDLHRIFEPKCLDAFPNLKDFISHFEGLEKISAYMKSSRFLPKPLYTRVAVWGNK